acaaaaacagaaatcaacaacttttgtctggttttataatattatgggaaaacattgaaagcaattcatagtagtagtactaccacaacaaatactctcaaaggggaattccatgcctaaaagtttgacagtttttatttaatctatcagaatccctgcttccaaactgtgatatgcccacgtttcaaactcttcatgtatatgaataagattaaaagttacaagcgagatcggcaaaacactgtcagtccgaaaatttccgttcgtagcgatcagtgctgagtgtctctcaaaatcgtaatcactttcagaacatcacaatcccaattcacgatgtctttgagtaaagtgtaaaaaacccgagagaaaaaaacccaaccaaacacacaaaaaacaaaaacaaacagaaaatccacatttgtggctttggctgtgtgatagtctaactgaaatgactattccaacttggacccaaattccaaccttgcgcacggccgattctagaatggaccagcaacaagggtttcattctagaatggcacccctgtacttgcgcagggttagaattccaacctggacccggtccattctagaatgaaaccggattctaagaacGCGCAGAACATATGCAATGCACTTGTTAAGTTGTAAGCTGTGCACAGTGACGGTGTTAGAAGTGGAAACTGGAGGGAGACAGGATAAAAACGGGGAAACGTAAGGGTGGTGAAGATTATGGTGCAAGTTCCACGCCGATGCGGGCAAATcattttcaacgatttttgccGAAGAATTCGACAGACTTTGCGTGTATAGGTAAtaatacctgctattccgacttggttgtgtgacagacgttttcttccacacgagattacgttgattgtctaaatctactttttgacggaagtggccgaacaactgtgaatgacgtctcgttatatgggaatgacgtcacagtcatcgtcacagtctgtatcttttgaagcatctcattcttcatgacgtctttctgtgtctgcatccgcaaaatgtttgttcattccggaatctttgtcatctatgttcagaactctgtccttatagtgtcagacaaacaggcctcctgagcgaaccactttccaagggaacttaaattcgcgtatggaaacagtactgtcgtctggggtgccgttttcagtattctgagcgttgaagaatctgtaaagagaagaaacgataacagcaggagaaataaaagtcgtgtgtgcattttatgtttttttggagtgacgattttgagtttgaatccgttcttgccatgctcctaaagcgtgtaacatacaatcttgcatacgtttgctttagtagtggcaaagaaggaaagcgtgtgacattgaaCTATGTTTAGACGGTTGTAATGTCGTAGAGCTCTCAGAATCTTACAAACGTTTTTGATGGCATTTTAAATGCGGGCTTGCGATTCAAATTTAAGATTATGCGAGTGCTATGCTTATAAACACCAATTGCAACTCTGACATTGGGTGAAAGTTCCAAAATGCTACTCTTTGGGCTTCAcaggggttggcagctatgaaacagggtcttgaaaatgtcttgtttgggatcgtaaaaggaagggcgtcttctaaggggtaggtgggtaacgaaggtgagtcgtgtgcaagtattttcttttcttttctttttattttgtcattttctggatATGTAATGAAAGACTGGTCCATTGATGATTTCCCCACGGAATACAAAACATATTCTGGTTATACCTTACCATTTCTACTGGGTGGTTATTTAAATTTGGTtgctttgtgttttttttaacaataaacaccccttcaagttaacagagaaataagcagaggggggaatacttTTCGGTGAATACCAAGCTACCTAGTCCTAACAAATAACCACCCAGCAACCagtctgaatcctcgatagctcataggTTGAGAAACCACACTGTGTGGTCACTGCTTGGTGACTGAAAAGTTCTGAATGCTCAAATATTCGAAAGAGGAAAGAGCTCATACATACTGCATTTACACTATTCATTTCAGGTTTCAACACACAGAATCCAATATAAGATCCataagtttggttgttttctaaatcaaaaTCTACGTTGTACCAGACACAAGgtctcaaggcaagtaactctcatattttgtgtagaaaatagagttgttcccattttgcatttGTACAAATAAAAAGACAGTAATCTGTAGGTCAATTATATTTCACTTCATAAATAGAACTTTTTTTCCCGAGATacttaaacatgaaaagaacacaaaaatatttgCCTTATCGTCTTAGCAGAACAACTATGTACTTTATTTTATTCGAAATTAAATTAACTGCTATAAAGAGTTTGCAGAATTGCGCAATTTTCACAGAACTCTTCAACCATGGATTaatcacatgcttgtgcaggtaGACTGGCTGAGTGAATAATACTTGatcaaaataattatgtgtgctgtgggcaggctgtctgtctgtccaaggaCAAAAAATGTAACGTTGAGCTGTTATCTCAGAAGTTTATacagctagacctctgaaactttgcacacttttagggtttgatgatttcacgaagtgaccccagtttcgttgaccctcatcaaattttggggtcacagcggggtcatgttcgtttaataaaaacttaacgttgatgttatctcagatgtgtttttagctagagctttaacccttaggctggttgtcgcgacactttacgtatactgtcacctggttgtcacgacatatgtcgcgctattggctcagtctgtttggtcggttccgattacctcccattgatgcgaaaacctatatgactgttttttgttatgtttctctctgttaattcaccagtggctatgtaacatgtgttacagaattgcaccggtgtaagggttaatagtACGCACACTTCTAGGTTTTGATAATCTACCAACTTGACATAAgattgtgggcggggatgtagctcagtcggtagcgcgctagatttgtatccagttgcctgctgtcagcgtgagttcgtccccacgttcggcgggagatttatttctcggagtcaactttgtgtgcagactctcctcggtgtccgaacacccccgtgtgtacacacaagcacaagaccaagtgcgcacgaaaaagatcctgtaatccatgtcagagttcggtgggttatagaaacaagaaaatacccagcatgcttcctccgaaagcggcgtatggctgcctaaatggtggggtaaaaacggtcatacacgtaaaattccactcgtgcaaaccacgagtgcacgtgggagtttcagcccacgaacgcataagaagaagaagacgacataaggttgattgaccttcgtcacagcccacttcgtcaacatcacgggccaaagaatctagacacagccatcgccgaacgctgaagaagaagaagattgaccttcgtcaagttttggggtcacagggggtcatgttcgaatcaaaatatcttaacattgatgttatctcaggtgtttttgaagcttgagctttgaaactttgaacacttgaAGGATTTGATCATCTACCTAcgtgaccctagtttggttgatccctgtcacattttggggtcacagtggggtcaagtttgtaaaagctttacattgcggttttctcagttatttttattaaatttcACTGAATTGTATGTGTTATTAACCAGCAGACATTACCAAaattttgcttatttttatcAAATTTTAGAGTCCCAGCAgttagtggaatcctccttttaagacctacaagacCCTTAAGGCTTATGGACATGACGAAGAAAAGTCATATAAAGCAATTGCTtttcttgatttatttctttgcaaaattgaagaaaggtggattaaatgggttacacaccttttctcaatgatatatattaaaaataatggtcttgattctcggtcatgaaaaagcactTTGACCATTACTTTTTAATATTTACTGAGCATGTTACCTGTACTTATTTCCCAATAACTCTTTAATCAGAATTTGTGTGGTGAAATCACATATGGAAACGGATCTCTGTTTGTTATATTGCAGGTGGAAAATGGTGATTCATGGGGCAATCGATGGCTTTAGCCGGGCCACTACCTTCCTCCATGCCACCGAAACAACAGGTCAGAGACCGTTCGGGATCTGTTTTTGGGTGGAACCCAACGCTTTGGACTCCCGTCAAGAGTCCGCATGGACCATGGTGGCGAGAATCTGGATGTCGTCGCCCTCATGAATGAACACCGGGGAGAAGGGAGAGGCAGTGCGATGCAAGGCCGCAGTGACCATAACCAAAGGATCGAGCGTCTCTGGCTCGACGTCTGGAAAGATGTGGTGAACCCTTACCATGACTTGTTTACTGCAATGGGAACACCACAGGCAGAAGGTGGGCTGGGGATACTGAACATGGACAATCCCATTCACTTGTGGGCCCTCCACTATGTTTTTCTGCCCAGGCTGAACCGGTCCCTACAGTGGATTGTGGAACAGAAGAACCACCAACCCCTGAGGACAGAGCGCAACAGAACTCCCCTGCAGCTCTTCTTCAGGGGGATGCTGGAGAGACGAGCCAGCACATCCACAGCAGTACAGGACTTCTGGAAAGGGAGAAGCCTTCAATCGATAATCGAGGACCATCCTTTGCCAGACAGTCGTTAGGATGTGCCTGCCACGGCTTGCCCCCTCTCTGAGGAACAGCTCGTGCAACTAACGGAGCGCATTGACCCTCGGAGTGGGCCACCCACCGATCAACATGGTCAGATGTTGTTCTCCAGTTCGTTGCCAACATGctcgagtaaaaaaaaagttagcttgtggaCACCCCAAACCTGAAGTGTATAGCAGACCtgtgaacccatacgattttgccatattttgtacgcttgattgtccAGACTACAAGCAGATTGGTCAGTGGAATCACAAGAAAAATTCATTGTCTACTTTTATTTACAAGCGCATTCCAAAGCCGAtccagtgttttgacacatgattactgcttttgtcaatgaaagaagCATTCGTTTTAAATTGTAAACTTATTAGGCTACTTGCCCTATCCGCTCCAGCCACGTAATCGTGCAATAAATCTGCAATATCTTGCATGGCGTTGGGAGGTGTGCCTCAATTTGCGGGTTTGCTTTGAGACCTCAGAGTAAGGATGTGTCTGGGTGCAGACACTTCGCCTTCAAAAAAGTTAATTTGCACTGAGCAGCATTGGGCGGCAACAATGAAAGCCTCAAAAACAATCATAAAGTTTGTTCAAAGTACCAAGCATGGTAGAAGGTATAAGcaactgtttttttcaaattggtTTAAATCTGCGCTCTAATTCTAAACCAATCTTTGTAAAGTGGAAAGTCATTCAAATAAAGCGAAATTATGTCCGCtgtgtattttattatttttaaacacaggtactgcaccacgaaaacaatattgctaaaaaacaaaaacaaatatgtacactttgtgaaagaaagttgtaaagaAAGTTTTACACAATGATTTGCCATTAGGTTACCTGTTTAATTGCACCaaacagacatgggattcttccgtaaaattacggaattccgtaaatttttaggctccagggatcattcttgagattcgtgcaaatccgctgagaaaatgttggggtatatgtaggtaaagacccaagtttttcggccggtccgctgatcgcgacgctccattccatactattcttgaacggttggttcctaaaacggtcagactgttgctggtcgatccgtatgggaacgcgctctgtgtctttgtatgacggcttacttgtgccaaaacctagggttatcgttttcacgtgaaaattagtaattaacagtgttaattactaattttcatttttgcctcgttttcggtcacagtagtcggattttaagagtccgcactgagaggcttcaacgtccggcaaacatcactctcaaactatttctaaaatatcttttaacagaaggccttatcgagcaagttattcgacgggaagatgcatgtcactgTTTTCTACAATAGCGCTATCCTAAaagttgttttgggtatcttagaaaagaataatcgaccccgaaaactttcgaatcgaagctgttcgtagcagacggacttttgatcggctgtggtctcacactttcacagatatctttcaatataattccttaatcgacaagttgtcaggcagacagctgtacttcatatttgtttccactaccacactcatacatTTGCTTAAAAGTGTATTAGGGAAGGACAATcaatccgaaaatgttcgaaccgagagaggaaaaatggcggccggtcggacatgtgcaaaaggtccgacgactagcagacggatctcttcATCGAGACTcgcacactttcacaaatacagacctgtttacactacacattgagcgtagtaaactacgaatttgaataatatactacgcaactacgcaagtctgtcgttttctacgcaaacggtattaaaaaaaaaaaaaaaaaaaaaaaaaaacacattttttttttctttttttttcgtcgTTACtgtttacacctgttccttgtcccgttgtgctctcacaccgccccgtccctgcacgcaaacggtattgtttcggctacgcatatcacaatccgtAATTTTTTTCATCTCCCTTGACCGATTCATTTTCCAATCCTTGTTTTCGCCCAGCAGTCGTTTGCCGAATAGGCGTCTCCAAGCAAATGCCGGGCACAACTGAACGCGTTACTGCCAAACCATGCGGGCGTTTCGACACAATGGctgaacgcagagcacacgaaagtgaagatgagaactgtgaagaaaatgactccgaaaggccactgaccaaaaagaaaaagacgagcaatgcgccgaaccaagtctttctgccaaaatattacaggactacccatgccttgtctcttcgcggaaaggaaaacgtcatgctcattgcactgtctgcaattcccatttttccgtcagtcaatcaatacatgtggtaaaaagtagcaatcattgttcttgttgttgtgataggtcgacgagaaattctacacattcaattacaaaactacacatttgcctcattttgctcccagaaaatacacatgcaatgttttaggggtaaacaggtctgcaaatatctttcgatagaattcgttattcaacaagttttcggacagacagttgtatgtcacggttatctacacatgcgctcagctcttagTGTTAatttaaagaactatggaccagaaaagtttcgaatcgaaggatgttttgctctggcaggtgaaacagtcgcgcatgcgcattgagcccccacagtcacgaggtacaagaaaattagtaattaacgcgtgaaaattactaatttttagttttggcactagtaagccgtcaggaagcgagccaaaactgaaaattagacattaacacttgaaaattagttattaacactagaaaattagtaattaacatgtGAAAATTGCTAATTTTCACGTcagaattgtaattttctcgtgaaaattagtaactttcacgggttaattactaatttttagttttggcgctagtaagccgtcatatctttgtctcctacagtcaccgtttcaacgtagctatcggggattcagtataagctaaagcataccgtatgagaatgattcggcgccatttttacatcgcttcgagccacttgccaaaatgatgaggaagctaaagcgagacgaaaccgttctatcccgggaaattgaccagcagaagtacaagaaaaatctctggagattcgactggctcgatgaagttgtatcattgagctggaaatacgagaaaggccagaagacacaagacgtgaaactgaaagttggcgatgcttttgctaaaatcaacttgccgggaaaaacttagtgcactttgtgcaacgatgttaatgttatcaactacggttccaatggaaagactgccctcaaaagccacttgaaaagcaacaagcacctgactatcctgaaaacccagtcgtgtaatcagtcactggggtcgtttggcaccgacgaggtaagaacattgaaaccacaccgtcacacgccaccaccccccctcccccatccccgcctctctctctctctctctctctctttctcctccttattttgagtcttagcgtaaaattaatttgagaaacatgggaaggaagagaaagggagggggggggggctatgattaagctgaaatatgcatttcagggccatttttgtgtgtctaaaatactaaaaaccttcagcttctgggggctttgcccccagaccccgaccaggggcgttgcccctggaccctactgggggccttctgcggcccccagacccccactttttttttccttaattatcactttttctgaatcccatgtctcATTGTCTGACCAAATTTCTTTTCATGTATCTATAGTATAGATTTATAAGGttgaaaattgctgaaagtttttaaaacagactattgtttttgaaaaagaccttagtgtatttttaggtttattgatgctagatatatttatatatatatatatatatatatatatatatatatatatatatatggcttgcCCAATCCAACGTATAAAGGAACTCATTGTTATTCAgccattaaccttcgccggcactcgttatcgactacacacggacgcattcgtggggccgtgcagacccatgcttctcaaagaaggaaaaatgtgcatatccttccgtggcactcgtggggccgtgcagacccatgcttctcaaagaaagaaaaatatgcatatccttccgtggcactcgtgggtccgtgcggacacagaagggtgtttgatgcaaatatctcttaaacgagttggaattttttaatgagcttttagaaatgcctcagacacctaaaaagctatcatctcctaaaagctcattaaatttcagtgataattaattaattaattaatggtcaaatttagactgcaCAGGGTATTTGGTAAAatattatgggtctgcatggccccacgagtgccacggaagggtttgcacaattgtccttctttgagaagtatgggtccgcatggacccacgagtgcctcggaagggtatacacgcttttccttctttgagaagtatgggtccgcacgtccccacgaatgcttccgtgtgtagtctaaatttgaccattaattaattaattaattaattaattatccctgaaatttaatgagcttttaggagatgaaagctttgtaggtgtctgaggcatttctaaaagctcattaaaaaattccaactcgtttaagagatatttgagacaatgacaaaaggtgacgttttcatgtcagtatgtcccaaatgacatcaccagtacatttttcattctatctaatctgttttcgttctattttttctaataacatgcgttaacaattgattgccaactggaatggaagagcacaaaaagtgtaacttgatatgtagtttctctagagggaaaaacatcttccactttcatgtcagtgtgtcccatgcaacatacatttgccaaacagctatgtgtaagtagattatttgttagtggtatagaaaatactgatcaacaatcaaagtcagttttcacattcattttctacctatttcttatttgtttattct
This Littorina saxatilis isolate snail1 linkage group LG17, US_GU_Lsax_2.0, whole genome shotgun sequence DNA region includes the following protein-coding sequences:
- the LOC138953056 gene encoding uncharacterized protein isoform X2 gives rise to the protein MDHGGENLDVVALMNEHRGEGRGSAMQGRSDHNQRIERLWLDVWKDVVNPYHDLFTAMGTPQAEGGLGILNMDNPIHLWALHYVFLPRLNRSLQWIVEQKNHQPLRTERNRTPLQLFFRGMLERRASTSTAVQDFWKGRSLQSIIEDHPLPDSR